A single genomic interval of Methanocorpusculum sp. harbors:
- a CDS encoding TatD family hydrolase, with product MDKFPILDDHFHINRRTGVGPEVVKEFMRSGGTHIVLVSLPSWSCGVTPVTPADFRQVFDELLTVSEMVNELGCVCYPVAGVHPAEIGRLSERMSLEDAEELMCGALDIAAEYVREGRCIGLKSGRPHYPVTPEVWDASNCVLARALTLSGELDCSLQIHAESGPCEDVPALAKACGMDPSRVVKHFATCETPLHPSVTVREPFLNQWFAEKREFTLESDYMDDLSRPGAVNGPRSVPRRMQKLLQEGAVTSEDMWRVHSSVPKRVYCVDFDV from the coding sequence ATGGACAAGTTTCCGATCCTGGACGATCATTTCCATATCAACCGGAGGACGGGAGTCGGACCGGAGGTCGTGAAAGAATTCATGCGGTCCGGCGGGACGCACATCGTTCTCGTCTCGCTTCCTTCCTGGTCGTGCGGCGTTACGCCGGTCACGCCAGCGGATTTCCGTCAGGTATTCGATGAGCTTCTCACGGTTTCTGAGATGGTGAACGAACTCGGATGCGTCTGCTATCCCGTAGCAGGCGTTCACCCGGCCGAGATCGGGCGACTCTCTGAAAGGATGAGCCTTGAAGACGCAGAAGAACTGATGTGCGGGGCGCTGGATATCGCCGCAGAGTATGTTCGGGAAGGCCGGTGTATCGGCCTGAAGTCGGGCAGACCGCATTATCCGGTGACCCCCGAGGTCTGGGATGCGTCAAACTGCGTCCTTGCTCGGGCACTTACACTTTCTGGCGAGCTTGACTGCTCGCTGCAGATCCATGCGGAGTCCGGGCCGTGCGAGGATGTGCCGGCTCTCGCAAAAGCATGCGGGATGGATCCGTCACGGGTCGTGAAGCATTTTGCGACCTGCGAGACGCCGCTTCATCCTTCGGTCACGGTCAGAGAACCGTTCCTGAATCAGTGGTTTGCCGAAAAACGGGAGTTCACGCTCGAGAGCGATTACATGGATGATCTGTCGAGACCGGGTGCGGTGAACGGACCGCGGTCCGTGCCGCGGAGGATGCAAAAACTTCTCCAGGAAGGCGCAGTAACTTCCGAGGATATGTGGCGTGTCCATTCATCTGTGCCGAAACGGGTGTACTGCGTTGATTTTGATGTTTGA
- a CDS encoding dihydroneopterin aldolase family protein: protein MATDRENAVFEAAIKLGALYHQFVGTPISRSTAEIVEAAIESAVSLQPYVMDIKVRLDKSLMNENPFGYSELSGAMYDVVIGTKYGDAVCRASLKFENGYPLMKIIE, encoded by the coding sequence ATGGCAACAGACAGAGAAAACGCCGTGTTCGAAGCGGCAATCAAACTTGGAGCGCTCTACCACCAGTTTGTGGGAACGCCCATCTCACGTTCGACCGCAGAGATCGTGGAGGCCGCTATCGAAAGTGCGGTCTCTCTTCAGCCGTATGTAATGGATATCAAAGTCCGTCTGGACAAGTCCCTGATGAACGAGAATCCGTTTGGCTACTCGGAACTTTCCGGAGCGATGTACGATGTCGTTATCGGCACAAAATACGGCGACGCGGTCTGCCGTGCAAGCCTGAAGTTCGAGAACGGCTATCCGCTGATGAAGATCATCGAGTGA
- a CDS encoding minichromosome maintenance protein MCM, whose product MAVELEVVDRVEEWTGFLKKKYKSELNKISREYPSERSLEIDYGVLEKYGKIGVVLADELLEHPGKTLEDVKDAIRTSHLITGKDVEGNDISDTIIGKVNIRFIRLPRKTQIRDIRAEDINKFLSIDGIVRRVTEVRPRLVTGAFRCVNGHITFKKQDYGSYSEPDMCGHAECTLKKLELVQSKSTFIDSQKLRVQETPEGLRGGEQPQNIDIDEIDDLCGKVSPGDRVIVNGILRSVQRIVSGQKSTVFDLYLECNSIEISIKEFEEVNISEEDETAIKEMASDPGVYGKIARSIAPTIYGNEEVKEAIALQMFGGIPKEMPDGTNLRGDIHILLVGDPGIAKSQLLRYVIKLAPRGIYTSGKSASSAGLTAAAVKDDLGDGRWTLEAGALVLADKGIAAVDEMDKMQKDDRSSLHEAMEQQSVSIAKAGINATLRTRCSLLGAANPKLGRFDEYANISEQINMPPSLLSRFDLIFIMKDQPDAVRDLNIARHIIKAHSAGEKLMRHKKYPIPGADEEYFKRELAPVTPEIDASMLRKYLAYAKRNCFPLLKEEAKEVLVQYYQSLRSVAYENSDKPVPITARQLEALVRLAEASARVRLADEVDREDAERVVKIVDTCLRQVAYDAKTGSLDIDKITTGTSRSGRAIRRELKETIETLIQSSDDRVAKVEQIMETMENKYHYKRDEVEHILERMRMDGEVFQPRNGLIKFTAPMR is encoded by the coding sequence ATGGCAGTTGAACTGGAAGTCGTAGACCGGGTCGAGGAGTGGACCGGGTTTCTGAAAAAGAAATACAAAAGTGAACTCAATAAGATCTCCCGTGAATACCCAAGCGAACGTTCCCTTGAGATAGACTATGGGGTCCTCGAAAAATACGGAAAAATAGGTGTCGTTCTCGCGGACGAGTTGCTCGAACATCCGGGTAAGACCTTAGAAGATGTAAAAGACGCCATCCGGACCTCACACCTCATCACCGGAAAAGATGTCGAAGGAAACGACATCTCCGACACGATCATCGGCAAAGTCAATATCAGGTTCATCCGTCTTCCGCGAAAGACCCAGATCAGGGACATCCGTGCAGAAGATATCAATAAATTTCTCAGCATCGACGGAATCGTGCGCCGGGTCACCGAGGTCCGTCCCCGACTTGTCACCGGAGCATTCCGCTGTGTGAACGGTCATATCACCTTCAAAAAGCAGGATTACGGCTCGTATTCCGAGCCTGATATGTGCGGACATGCCGAGTGTACGCTGAAAAAGCTCGAGCTCGTCCAGAGCAAATCGACCTTCATCGACTCGCAGAAACTCCGGGTGCAGGAGACGCCCGAAGGGTTACGCGGCGGCGAGCAGCCCCAGAACATCGACATCGACGAGATCGACGATCTCTGCGGGAAAGTCTCGCCGGGCGACCGCGTCATTGTGAATGGGATATTACGCAGTGTCCAGCGGATCGTCAGCGGTCAGAAGAGTACTGTTTTCGATCTCTACCTCGAATGCAACTCGATCGAGATCTCCATCAAGGAATTCGAAGAGGTCAACATCTCGGAGGAGGATGAGACCGCAATCAAAGAGATGGCCTCTGATCCGGGTGTCTACGGCAAGATCGCCCGGTCGATCGCTCCAACTATTTACGGAAACGAAGAGGTCAAAGAGGCGATCGCTCTCCAGATGTTCGGCGGGATCCCGAAAGAAATGCCCGACGGCACAAATCTTCGCGGCGATATCCATATCCTTCTCGTAGGTGACCCGGGTATTGCAAAGTCCCAGCTGCTTCGATACGTCATCAAACTTGCTCCCCGTGGTATTTACACATCGGGAAAATCCGCTTCCTCGGCAGGTCTGACGGCCGCTGCGGTCAAAGATGATTTGGGAGACGGTCGCTGGACGCTCGAAGCCGGAGCACTCGTTCTCGCAGACAAAGGTATCGCTGCAGTCGATGAGATGGACAAGATGCAAAAAGACGACCGTTCCTCGCTGCATGAAGCGATGGAACAGCAGTCGGTCTCCATCGCAAAAGCCGGCATAAATGCTACGCTCAGGACACGCTGTTCCCTTCTCGGCGCTGCGAACCCGAAGCTTGGACGATTCGACGAGTATGCCAACATCTCCGAACAGATCAACATGCCGCCGTCCCTTCTCTCCCGTTTCGATCTCATCTTCATCATGAAGGATCAGCCGGATGCTGTGAGAGATCTCAACATCGCACGCCACATCATCAAGGCCCACTCGGCCGGTGAAAAACTGATGCGGCACAAAAAGTACCCGATCCCGGGAGCGGATGAGGAGTACTTCAAACGCGAACTCGCTCCGGTCACGCCGGAGATCGATGCGTCCATGCTCCGAAAGTATCTGGCCTACGCAAAGCGTAACTGCTTCCCTCTTTTGAAAGAGGAAGCGAAGGAAGTTCTTGTCCAGTATTATCAGAGTCTTAGAAGCGTCGCCTACGAAAACTCCGACAAACCGGTCCCGATCACCGCACGACAACTGGAAGCACTCGTCCGGCTCGCAGAAGCAAGTGCCCGCGTGCGTCTTGCCGATGAGGTCGACCGGGAGGATGCAGAGCGTGTGGTCAAGATCGTGGATACCTGTCTGAGACAGGTGGCATACGATGCGAAGACCGGGTCTCTCGACATCGACAAGATCACCACCGGGACGTCCCGTTCGGGCCGTGCGATCCGCCGCGAACTCAAAGAGACGATCGAAACACTGATCCAGTCGAGTGACGACCGGGTGGCGAAGGTGGAACAGATCATGGAAACGATGGAGAACAAATATCATTATAAGAGGGATGAGGTGGAACACATCCTGGAAAGAATGAGGATGGACGGGGAAGTGTTCCAGCCGAGGAACGGACTCATCAAGTTCACCGCACCCATGAGGTAA
- a CDS encoding PaaI family thioesterase — MHEYAEKIASIGAAANPTFMTLGITPVSWGGGTAVLKMNASDKLHNGVGFLQGGFYVILADEAIALAILAELDPGSGTTTISETTEFIRGTKDDEIFAVAKIIRKGRRIIFAEAEVRRGSVDGDLLSKTTASYLVTQC; from the coding sequence ATGCACGAATACGCAGAAAAGATCGCATCGATAGGCGCGGCCGCGAACCCTACCTTCATGACCCTTGGGATCACCCCGGTCTCATGGGGCGGCGGTACGGCCGTTCTCAAAATGAACGCCTCGGATAAACTTCACAACGGCGTCGGGTTTCTGCAGGGAGGATTTTACGTCATCCTCGCGGACGAAGCGATCGCGCTTGCGATTTTAGCAGAACTCGATCCCGGGTCCGGCACCACGACGATCTCGGAAACGACAGAGTTCATACGCGGAACAAAAGACGACGAGATCTTCGCCGTCGCAAAGATCATCCGGAAAGGGAGACGCATCATCTTCGCCGAAGCAGAGGTCAGACGCGGCAGTGTCGACGGCGATCTTCTTTCAAAAACCACGGCCTCGTATCTGGTTACTCAATGCTGA
- a CDS encoding aldehyde dehydrogenase, whose product MQPSLDVRNPATNEVIGTIHNATPDDVDNFVNAAADILPSWEKTAASKRAVMFVNAAALIRARADDLAVLLTTEQGKPLREAKDEILGSAHVFEYYASVSGSIPGDARNLPGYGYLNVVRKPLGICAAIIPWNMPVMIFAWKVGAALTCGNTVLAKPSKTASLTILKIAEAMHDGGFPKKVLQVVTGSGEGTGSALVTHPDIRHISFTGSIMSGKAVSLLAAPHLKKLTLELGGNDSFIVTKTADVDAAVKAAVRNRFYNCGQVCTSAKRILVDASLADEFVRKAEIMLSGYVVGNGLDKVNMGPMNNPGQLAEIEASVESILANGDAQLVYGGKKLDMPGNFYAPTLLKNVSPLAVSEEIFGPVMSVIPFKNADEALDIANSTVYGLGSSVWTSDIATAQNFAESLRCGVVWVNKHLTLPPEMPFGGVASSGFGRENGRDFVYEYTEPKSILFG is encoded by the coding sequence ATGCAACCATCTCTCGACGTGAGAAACCCTGCCACGAATGAAGTCATCGGCACTATACATAACGCCACGCCCGATGATGTAGACAATTTTGTGAATGCTGCCGCGGACATCCTGCCGTCCTGGGAAAAGACGGCGGCATCGAAGCGTGCCGTGATGTTTGTGAATGCCGCGGCCCTGATTAGGGCACGGGCTGACGATCTCGCCGTTCTGCTGACGACCGAGCAGGGAAAACCTCTGCGTGAGGCCAAGGACGAGATCCTCGGATCCGCTCATGTGTTCGAGTATTATGCCTCGGTCTCTGGGAGTATCCCGGGTGATGCCCGGAATCTTCCGGGATACGGGTATCTGAATGTTGTCAGAAAACCGCTCGGCATCTGTGCCGCGATCATTCCCTGGAACATGCCGGTGATGATCTTTGCCTGGAAGGTAGGGGCCGCACTCACCTGCGGGAATACCGTTCTCGCAAAACCCTCGAAGACCGCGTCCCTCACGATCCTGAAGATCGCGGAGGCCATGCATGATGGAGGTTTTCCAAAAAAAGTTCTCCAGGTCGTGACCGGATCCGGCGAAGGGACCGGTTCTGCGCTTGTCACCCACCCGGATATCCGGCACATCTCGTTTACGGGCTCGATTATGTCGGGAAAAGCAGTTTCACTTCTCGCGGCCCCGCATCTGAAAAAACTGACGCTGGAACTTGGCGGGAACGACAGTTTCATCGTGACGAAAACGGCCGATGTCGACGCCGCGGTAAAAGCAGCGGTCAGGAACCGGTTCTACAACTGCGGGCAGGTCTGCACATCGGCAAAGCGGATACTGGTGGATGCATCGCTTGCCGATGAATTCGTCCGCAAAGCGGAGATCATGCTTTCCGGCTACGTTGTGGGGAACGGTCTTGACAAAGTGAACATGGGCCCAATGAACAATCCGGGTCAGCTGGCAGAGATCGAGGCTTCGGTCGAGAGTATCCTCGCAAACGGCGATGCTCAGCTGGTTTACGGCGGGAAAAAACTGGACATGCCCGGAAACTTCTATGCTCCAACACTGCTGAAGAATGTGAGTCCGCTCGCGGTCTCCGAAGAGATCTTCGGGCCGGTGATGTCGGTGATCCCATTCAAGAACGCGGATGAAGCTCTGGATATTGCAAACTCAACGGTTTACGGTCTGGGCTCTTCGGTCTGGACATCGGATATCGCGACGGCCCAAAACTTCGCCGAGTCGCTGAGATGCGGGGTCGTCTGGGTGAACAAGCATCTGACCCTTCCGCCGGAGATGCCGTTTGGAGGGGTCGCAAGCTCCGGGTTCGGACGGGAAAACGGGCGGGACTTCGTGTATGAGTACACGGAGCCGAAGAGTATTTTGTTTGGGTGA